Proteins encoded within one genomic window of Streptomyces sp. NBC_00523:
- a CDS encoding sensor histidine kinase, whose product MQRLYDFIRRHPTGVDSFWAVFLLGLSGMTIVVGDVGHGGRLERVAIVPVVLGLCLVVALRRRAPEKMLLLAIAMGVVQLICGVRPNVANFAMLVITFTVATVGERWASRLALACSLTAATMSQLRWPNEEGTPRSWAQTLFLVAVLTVPFVLAWVLGDSMRTRRAYFDQLEERAARLEREREAQSKVAVAAERARIARELHDVVAHNVSVMVVQADGAAYVMDAAPDQARQALETISSTGRQALAEMRRLLGVLRTGDAQESGEYVPQPDVEQIEELIDQVRKAGLAVDFKVEGTARPLPSGVELTAYRIVQEALTNTRKHGGPHAGASVRLVYFDDGLGLLVEDDGRGAAHELYEDGGADGAGHGMIGMRERVGMVGGTLDAGPRPGGGFRISALLPLKAADR is encoded by the coding sequence GTGCAACGCCTCTACGATTTCATCCGCAGACACCCGACGGGCGTCGACAGCTTCTGGGCTGTCTTCCTCCTCGGACTCTCCGGCATGACCATCGTGGTGGGCGACGTCGGGCACGGCGGCCGTCTCGAACGGGTCGCGATCGTGCCGGTCGTCCTGGGGCTCTGCCTCGTCGTCGCGCTGCGCCGCCGCGCGCCGGAGAAGATGCTGCTGCTCGCCATCGCGATGGGCGTGGTCCAGCTGATCTGCGGCGTCCGGCCGAACGTCGCGAACTTCGCGATGCTGGTCATCACCTTCACCGTGGCGACCGTCGGTGAGCGCTGGGCCTCCCGGCTCGCCCTGGCGTGCAGCCTGACCGCGGCCACGATGTCCCAGCTCCGCTGGCCGAACGAGGAGGGTACGCCGCGCAGCTGGGCGCAGACGCTGTTCCTCGTCGCCGTCCTGACGGTGCCCTTCGTGCTGGCCTGGGTGCTCGGCGACTCGATGCGGACCCGGCGGGCCTACTTCGACCAGCTGGAGGAGCGGGCGGCCCGCCTGGAGCGGGAGCGCGAGGCCCAGTCGAAGGTCGCGGTGGCCGCCGAGCGGGCCCGTATCGCCCGGGAACTGCACGATGTCGTCGCGCACAACGTCTCCGTGATGGTGGTCCAGGCCGACGGCGCCGCCTACGTCATGGACGCGGCGCCCGACCAGGCCCGGCAGGCGCTGGAGACCATCTCCAGCACCGGCCGCCAGGCGCTCGCGGAGATGCGGCGGCTGCTCGGGGTGCTGCGGACGGGCGACGCGCAGGAGAGCGGGGAGTACGTCCCGCAGCCCGACGTCGAGCAGATCGAGGAGCTGATCGACCAGGTCCGCAAGGCCGGCCTGGCGGTGGACTTCAAGGTGGAGGGGACCGCCCGCCCGCTGCCCAGCGGCGTCGAGCTGACCGCGTACCGCATCGTGCAGGAGGCCCTGACCAACACCCGCAAGCACGGCGGCCCGCACGCCGGGGCCAGTGTGCGGCTGGTCTACTTCGACGACGGACTCGGCCTGCTGGTCGAGGACGACGGCCGGGGCGCCGCGCACGAGCTGTACGAGGACGGGGGCGCCGACGGCGCCGGCCACGGCATGATCGGCATGCGGGAGCGGGTCGGCATGGTCGGCGGCACACTGGACGCCGGGCCGCGCCCCGGCGGAGGATTCCGGATCAGCGCGCTGCTGCCCCTCAAGGCCGCCGACCGCTGA
- a CDS encoding SAM-dependent methyltransferase, which translates to MTDAWRGWQEAAETALYGDEGFYRRPEGPAGHFRTSVHASPLFAAAVARLLVRTAAELGTTRVDLVDMGAGRGELVTGVLAALPAEGGADLAVRAYAVELAARPEGLDPRVEWCAQPPPGARGLLFANEWLDNVPLPVAETDAEGVERYVEVRASDGAERLGAPVTGADAEWLRRWWPSAGPGSRAEIGRPRDEAWAAAVSSLSAGLAVAVDYAHVRGERPPFGTLTGFRAGREVRPVPDGSCDLTAHVALDACAAAAPGTTVRTQREALSALGITGGRPPLTLASTDPSAYLRALATAGEAAELTARGGLGDFGWLEHPRF; encoded by the coding sequence GTGACGGATGCGTGGCGTGGGTGGCAGGAGGCGGCGGAGACCGCTCTCTACGGCGACGAGGGCTTCTACCGGCGCCCCGAGGGCCCCGCGGGCCACTTCCGCACCTCTGTGCACGCCTCCCCCCTGTTCGCCGCCGCCGTCGCCCGGCTCCTGGTCCGTACGGCGGCGGAGCTCGGCACCACGCGGGTGGACCTGGTCGACATGGGCGCCGGGCGCGGGGAACTCGTCACCGGCGTCCTCGCCGCGCTCCCGGCCGAGGGCGGGGCGGATCTCGCGGTGCGTGCGTACGCGGTGGAGCTCGCCGCCCGCCCCGAGGGCCTGGATCCCCGGGTGGAGTGGTGCGCACAGCCGCCGCCCGGGGCGCGCGGGCTGCTCTTCGCCAACGAGTGGCTGGACAATGTGCCGCTCCCCGTCGCGGAGACCGATGCCGAGGGCGTCGAACGGTACGTCGAGGTGCGCGCCTCGGACGGCGCGGAGCGGCTGGGCGCTCCGGTGACCGGGGCGGACGCGGAGTGGCTGCGCCGCTGGTGGCCGTCGGCGGGCCCGGGCAGCCGGGCGGAGATCGGCCGCCCGCGCGACGAGGCGTGGGCGGCGGCGGTGTCCTCCCTGTCCGCGGGGCTCGCGGTGGCGGTGGATTACGCGCACGTACGCGGGGAACGCCCGCCCTTCGGCACGCTCACCGGCTTCCGCGCGGGCCGCGAGGTCCGGCCGGTCCCGGACGGGAGCTGCGACCTCACCGCCCACGTGGCCCTGGACGCGTGCGCGGCGGCCGCCCCGGGCACGACCGTACGCACCCAGCGCGAGGCCCTGTCCGCCCTGGGCATCACGGGCGGACGCCCGCCCCTGACCTTGGCGTCGACCGACCCGTCCGCGTACCTCCGCGCCCTCGCGACGGCAGGCGAGGCAGCGGAACTGACGGCGCGGGGCGGCCTGGGCGACTTCGGCTGGCTGGAGCACCCGAGATTTTGA
- a CDS encoding NADH-quinone oxidoreductase subunit D, whose translation MTETTIGIGGAAESTDMVLNIGPQHPSTHGVLRLRIVLDGERVQHAEPVVGYMHRGAEKLFEARDYRQIIMLANRHDWLSAFSNELGVVMAVERMLGMEVPERAVWTRTLLAELNRVLNHLMFLGSYPLELGGITPVFHAFREREELQAVMEEVSGGRMHYMFNRVGGLKEDLPAGWLGRARDAVASVRSRMDVYDGLVLGNEIFRGRTRGVGVLSAEAVHAYGVSGPIARASGVDFDLRRDEPYLAYGELRDTLKVVTRTEGDCLARFECLLEQTHNALDLADACLDRMADLAPGPVNQRLPKVLKAPEGHTYAWTENPLGVNGYYLVSKGEKTPYRLKLRSASFNNIQALTELLPGTLVADMVAILGSLFFVVGDIDK comes from the coding sequence ATGACGGAGACGACCATCGGCATCGGCGGCGCAGCCGAAAGCACCGACATGGTGCTCAACATCGGCCCCCAGCACCCCTCCACCCACGGCGTGCTCCGCCTCCGCATCGTCCTGGACGGCGAACGCGTCCAGCACGCCGAACCGGTCGTCGGCTACATGCACCGCGGCGCGGAGAAGCTGTTCGAGGCCCGCGACTACCGCCAGATCATCATGCTCGCCAACCGCCACGACTGGCTCTCCGCCTTCTCCAACGAGCTGGGCGTCGTGATGGCCGTCGAGCGGATGCTCGGCATGGAGGTCCCGGAGCGCGCGGTCTGGACCCGCACCCTGCTCGCCGAGCTGAACCGGGTCCTCAACCACCTGATGTTCCTCGGCTCGTACCCGCTGGAACTCGGCGGGATCACCCCCGTGTTCCACGCGTTCCGGGAGCGCGAGGAGCTTCAGGCGGTGATGGAGGAGGTCTCCGGCGGCCGGATGCACTACATGTTCAACCGGGTCGGCGGCCTCAAGGAGGACCTGCCGGCGGGCTGGCTGGGCCGCGCCCGGGACGCCGTCGCCTCGGTCCGCTCACGGATGGACGTGTACGACGGGCTGGTCCTCGGCAACGAGATCTTCCGGGGCCGCACCCGGGGCGTCGGCGTGCTGTCCGCCGAGGCGGTGCACGCGTACGGGGTGTCCGGGCCGATCGCCCGCGCCTCGGGCGTCGACTTCGATCTGCGGCGCGACGAGCCGTATCTCGCGTACGGGGAGCTGCGGGACACCCTGAAGGTCGTCACCCGGACCGAGGGCGACTGCCTGGCCCGGTTCGAATGCCTGCTGGAGCAGACGCACAACGCCCTGGACCTCGCCGACGCCTGCCTCGACCGGATGGCGGACCTGGCGCCCGGGCCCGTGAACCAGCGGCTGCCGAAGGTCCTCAAGGCCCCCGAGGGCCACACGTACGCCTGGACCGAGAACCCGCTCGGCGTCAACGGCTACTACCTGGTGTCCAAGGGCGAGAAGACCCCGTACCGGCTGAAGCTGCGCTCGGCGTCGTTCAACAACATCCAGGCGCTCACCGAACTGCTGCCGGGCACGCTGGTCGCCGACATGGTCGCGATCCTGGGCTCGCTGTTCTTCGTCGTCGGCGACATCGACAAGTAG
- a CDS encoding ABC transporter substrate-binding protein, whose protein sequence is MTSTSRMAGAVIGILALAGSLAACGGDSLEKDKGAPAGGQDSGKKGSLVVGAAAFTESKVLAELYAQVLGDAGYSTSVTTVKNRELYEPSLEKGEIDVVPEYAATIAEFLNAKVNGAKAAESKPVASGDTAATVAALKKLAEPRGLKVLPAGKAVDQNAFAVTKEFADKHKLKTLSDLGAAKIGVKVAAGDECEVRPFCAPGLKKTYGIDVTGIDPKGVGTPQSKQAVKDGKDQLVLTTTTDAVLDTYDLVFLDDDKKLQNADNVLPVLNAKDAGDQEIADALGKLTGALTTDDLAQLNRKVDAERAKPADVAREYLQSKGLIKK, encoded by the coding sequence ATGACCAGCACCTCACGCATGGCCGGCGCCGTCATCGGCATCCTCGCGCTGGCGGGTTCGCTCGCCGCGTGCGGCGGGGACAGCCTGGAGAAGGACAAGGGCGCCCCGGCCGGGGGCCAGGACTCCGGCAAGAAGGGCTCGCTGGTCGTCGGCGCCGCCGCCTTCACCGAGTCCAAGGTGCTCGCCGAGCTGTATGCGCAGGTCCTCGGGGACGCCGGATACAGCACCTCGGTCACCACCGTGAAGAACCGCGAGCTGTACGAACCCTCCCTGGAGAAGGGCGAGATCGACGTCGTACCGGAATACGCGGCGACGATCGCGGAATTCCTCAACGCGAAGGTGAACGGGGCGAAGGCCGCCGAGTCGAAGCCCGTCGCCTCGGGCGACACCGCCGCCACCGTCGCGGCCCTGAAGAAGCTCGCCGAGCCGCGCGGACTGAAGGTCCTTCCGGCGGGGAAGGCCGTCGACCAGAACGCGTTCGCGGTGACCAAGGAATTCGCCGACAAGCACAAGCTGAAGACCCTTTCGGATCTCGGCGCGGCGAAGATCGGCGTCAAGGTCGCGGCGGGCGACGAGTGCGAGGTGCGGCCCTTCTGCGCACCCGGCCTGAAGAAGACGTACGGCATCGACGTCACCGGAATCGACCCGAAGGGCGTCGGCACCCCGCAGTCCAAGCAGGCGGTGAAGGACGGCAAGGACCAGCTCGTCCTGACCACCACCACCGACGCCGTGCTCGACACCTACGACCTGGTGTTCCTGGACGACGACAAGAAGCTCCAGAACGCGGACAACGTCCTGCCCGTCCTGAACGCGAAGGACGCCGGCGACCAGGAGATAGCCGACGCCCTCGGCAAGCTCACCGGCGCACTCACCACCGACGACCTCGCGCAACTGAACCGCAAGGTCGACGCGGAGCGCGCCAAGCCGGCCGATGTGGCCCGCGAATATCTCCAGTCGAAGGGCCTGATCAAGAAGTAG
- a CDS encoding ABC transporter permease produces the protein MGVLGYAWTWLTTGANWSGESGAGHRLSEHLYVSGVALALACAIALPLALYLGHIRKGGALAVNLANVGRAVPVFAVLALFMVSPLRNAGYIPTIIALVLFAVPPLLTNAYVGMTEVDRSVAEAARGMGMSGGQLFLRVELPLAYPLIMTGLRSAAVQVVATATIAAMVGQGGLGRIITAGFNTYDTAQVVAGALLVAVLALLVEAVLVAVDRLLSPLRRRRTA, from the coding sequence ATGGGAGTTCTCGGGTACGCCTGGACCTGGCTCACCACCGGTGCCAACTGGTCGGGGGAGAGCGGGGCCGGCCACCGGCTGAGCGAGCATCTGTACGTCAGCGGGGTCGCCCTCGCCCTGGCCTGCGCCATCGCCCTGCCCCTCGCGCTGTACCTGGGCCACATCAGGAAGGGCGGCGCCCTCGCGGTCAACCTGGCCAACGTGGGGCGCGCGGTGCCCGTCTTCGCGGTGCTGGCCCTCTTCATGGTCTCGCCCCTGCGCAACGCGGGGTACATACCCACGATCATCGCCCTGGTGCTGTTCGCCGTGCCGCCGCTGCTGACCAACGCCTACGTGGGGATGACCGAGGTGGACCGCTCGGTGGCGGAGGCGGCGCGCGGGATGGGCATGTCGGGCGGCCAGCTCTTCCTGCGCGTCGAGCTCCCCCTCGCCTACCCGCTGATCATGACCGGGCTGCGGTCGGCCGCCGTCCAGGTCGTGGCCACGGCGACCATCGCGGCCATGGTCGGCCAGGGCGGCCTCGGCCGCATCATCACCGCCGGTTTCAACACGTACGACACCGCGCAGGTGGTGGCGGGGGCCCTGCTGGTCGCCGTGCTCGCCCTGCTCGTGGAGGCGGTCCTGGTGGCCGTCGACCGCCTGCTGTCCCCGCTGCGCCGCCGCCGGACCGCATAG
- a CDS encoding ABC transporter permease → MAGQNCLVTNDWICGEYLRSRSQELTDATVQHIWITAVSVAIGVAVAFPLALLARRGRGFAGPVLGLTTVLYTVPSLAMFSLLLPFFGLSAALVVTGLVLYSLTILVRNILAGLEAVPQEAKEAAHGMGYGPVRLLWEVELPLALPALMAGIRIATVSTIALTTVGSIVGRGGLGNLIEDALPSFFKAQVLAASVLCVLLAVVADLLLLGVQRLLTPWTRIRVAAPGPAKAEAV, encoded by the coding sequence ATGGCCGGACAGAACTGCCTGGTGACGAACGACTGGATCTGCGGGGAGTATCTCCGTTCCCGGAGCCAGGAGTTGACGGACGCCACCGTCCAGCACATCTGGATCACCGCCGTCTCGGTCGCGATCGGTGTGGCCGTCGCCTTCCCGCTGGCGCTCCTCGCACGCAGGGGGCGCGGATTCGCCGGACCGGTCCTCGGGCTGACGACGGTGCTCTACACCGTGCCGTCGCTCGCGATGTTCTCGCTGCTGCTGCCCTTCTTCGGGCTCTCCGCCGCCCTGGTGGTCACCGGGCTCGTGCTCTATTCGCTGACCATCCTCGTACGCAACATCCTGGCGGGCCTGGAAGCGGTGCCCCAGGAGGCGAAGGAGGCCGCGCACGGCATGGGCTACGGGCCGGTCCGCCTGCTGTGGGAGGTGGAGCTGCCGCTCGCGCTGCCCGCGCTGATGGCGGGGATACGGATCGCCACGGTGTCCACGATCGCGCTGACCACGGTCGGTTCGATCGTCGGCCGGGGCGGCCTGGGCAATCTCATCGAGGACGCGCTGCCGAGCTTCTTCAAGGCCCAGGTGCTGGCCGCCTCGGTGCTCTGCGTGCTGCTCGCGGTCGTCGCGGACCTGCTGCTGCTCGGGGTGCAGCGGCTGCTGACGCCCTGGACGCGCATACGTGTGGCCGCACCCGGCCCGGCCAAGGCGGAGGCGGTCTGA
- a CDS encoding ABC transporter ATP-binding protein → MIRFEHVTKRYADGTTAVDGLSFEVAEGELVTLVGPSGCGKTTTMKMVNRLIEPTEGRIFLDGDDISAIDPVQLRRRIGYVIQQVGLFPHKTVLENTATVPHLLGWKRQKGRARAAELLDLVGLDPSVYGDRYPEQLSGGQRQRVGVARALAADPPVLLMDEPFGAVDPVVREHLQNEFLKLQEQVRKTVLFVTHDIEEAVRLGDRIAVYGQGSIEQFDTPATVLGAPANAYVADFVGADRGLKRLSVTPVEESDLDRPPVVHLDDPLSTATERLRAEGARWAVVLDGDEHLHGWIAADDTRTGSKGTVRDHARRMEAWLPLGAPLKQAFATMLQHDAGWIAVIDEAGEGRFLGVLTPARLHEALRRSVGADGRAVPRAEVEVESVAGAAGL, encoded by the coding sequence ATGATCCGTTTCGAGCACGTCACCAAGCGGTATGCGGACGGCACCACCGCCGTCGACGGCCTTTCCTTCGAGGTCGCCGAGGGTGAACTGGTCACGCTCGTCGGACCGTCGGGATGCGGCAAGACGACCACCATGAAGATGGTCAACCGGCTGATCGAACCGACCGAGGGCCGGATATTCCTCGACGGGGACGACATATCCGCCATCGACCCCGTGCAACTGCGCCGCCGCATCGGCTATGTGATCCAGCAAGTGGGCCTCTTCCCGCACAAGACGGTCCTGGAGAACACCGCCACCGTTCCCCATCTCCTCGGCTGGAAACGCCAAAAGGGCCGCGCCCGCGCCGCGGAACTCCTCGACCTGGTCGGACTCGATCCCTCCGTTTATGGCGACCGCTATCCCGAACAGCTCTCCGGCGGACAGCGCCAACGCGTCGGCGTCGCCCGGGCGCTCGCCGCCGACCCGCCGGTCCTGCTGATGGACGAGCCGTTCGGCGCGGTCGACCCCGTGGTCCGCGAGCACCTCCAGAACGAATTCCTGAAGCTTCAGGAACAGGTCCGCAAAACCGTCCTGTTCGTCACCCACGACATCGAGGAAGCGGTCCGTCTCGGCGACCGCATCGCCGTTTACGGGCAGGGCTCGATCGAGCAGTTCGACACCCCCGCGACCGTGCTCGGCGCCCCCGCCAACGCCTATGTCGCCGACTTCGTGGGCGCCGACCGGGGCCTCAAGCGGCTCTCGGTCACCCCCGTCGAGGAGAGCGACCTCGACCGCCCGCCCGTCGTCCACCTGGACGACCCGCTGTCCACCGCGACCGAACGCCTTCGCGCGGAGGGCGCCCGCTGGGCCGTCGTCCTGGACGGCGACGAGCACCTGCACGGCTGGATCGCCGCCGACGACACGCGCACCGGCTCCAAGGGCACCGTCCGCGACCACGCCCGACGCATGGAGGCGTGGCTCCCCCTCGGCGCCCCGCTCAAACAGGCCTTCGCCACCATGCTCCAGCACGACGCCGGCTGGATCGCCGTCATCGACGAGGCGGGCGAGGGCCGCTTCCTGGGCGTGCTCACCCCGGCCCGGCTGCACGAGGCGCTGCGCCGCTCGGTCGGCGCGGACGGCCGCGCGGTCCCCCGCGCGGAGGTCGAGGTGGAGAGCGTGGCGGGCGCGGCGGGGCTGTGA
- a CDS encoding alpha/beta hydrolase — protein sequence MGLTGKPLLILAIVVAVVLFTVTIWCWPRLARRSAPAVAGRVGMLLATQVAVFATVGLLANNSFLFYGSWADLFGRKQELGVVTDHAAGTLAAKNIVRVGTQRPDVPGGALPRMGGRIDKVVIAGKHSGIESSAYVYLPPEYFQPAFARRKFPAVVVLTGYPGTSENLIKGLRYPRTALERVKAGRAQPMVLVMLRPTVAPPRDTECVDIKGGPKTETFFAEDVPRAVSAGYRVGKRARNWGIIGNSTGGYCALKIGLHHPGRYAASAGLSAYYKAAEDPTTGDLFHGDRAARHRADLLWTLDNRPQPDSSFLVTTSRHGEANYADTQKFVAKVKQPAQVSSIVLDSGGHNFNTWRREIPAALEWLSSRLSES from the coding sequence ATGGGCCTTACGGGCAAGCCACTGCTGATCCTCGCGATCGTGGTGGCCGTCGTGCTGTTCACCGTCACCATCTGGTGCTGGCCGAGGCTCGCCCGGCGCAGTGCGCCCGCGGTGGCCGGCCGGGTGGGCATGCTGCTCGCGACCCAGGTGGCGGTGTTCGCCACGGTCGGCCTGCTGGCCAACAACAGCTTCCTCTTCTACGGCTCCTGGGCCGATCTGTTCGGCCGCAAGCAGGAGCTGGGCGTCGTCACCGACCATGCCGCCGGGACGCTGGCCGCGAAGAACATCGTCCGGGTGGGCACGCAGCGGCCCGACGTGCCGGGCGGGGCGCTGCCGAGGATGGGCGGCCGGATCGACAAGGTCGTGATCGCGGGCAAGCACTCGGGCATCGAGAGTTCGGCGTACGTCTATCTGCCGCCGGAGTACTTCCAGCCGGCGTTCGCCCGGCGGAAGTTCCCTGCGGTGGTGGTGCTCACCGGCTACCCGGGCACCTCGGAGAACCTGATCAAGGGGCTGCGCTATCCGCGTACGGCACTCGAACGAGTGAAGGCCGGACGGGCCCAGCCGATGGTCCTGGTGATGCTGCGTCCGACCGTGGCGCCGCCCCGGGACACCGAGTGCGTGGACATAAAGGGCGGCCCCAAGACGGAGACGTTCTTCGCGGAGGACGTGCCCCGGGCGGTGTCGGCCGGGTACCGGGTCGGCAAGCGGGCCCGGAACTGGGGCATCATCGGCAACTCGACGGGCGGCTACTGCGCGTTGAAGATCGGGCTGCACCACCCGGGCCGGTACGCCGCGAGCGCGGGGCTCTCCGCGTACTACAAGGCGGCCGAGGACCCGACGACCGGGGACCTCTTCCACGGCGACCGGGCGGCGCGGCACCGGGCGGACCTGCTGTGGACGCTGGACAACCGGCCGCAGCCGGACTCCTCGTTCCTGGTGACGACCTCGCGCCACGGCGAGGCGAACTACGCCGACACGCAGAAGTTCGTGGCCAAGGTGAAGCAGCCCGCGCAGGTGTCCTCGATCGTGCTGGACAGCGGCGGGCACAACTTCAACACCTGGCGCCGGGAGATCCCGGCGGCGCTGGAGTGGCTGAGCAGCCGGCTGAGCGAGAGCTGA
- a CDS encoding phosphatidylglycerol lysyltransferase domain-containing protein: MSVTVDGDKSGSVPVRARAFVRGPRPEAVPALVGTACTAVGLIDVAAGVFPRFRHSRMHNLAEVLPGALGPFAAALSLSAGVLLLLLAHGLKRHKRRAWRAAVVLLPAGALAQFSYRHSVLGALVSLTLCYLLVHHRSEFAALPDPRSRWRALANFVLLGAGSLGLGLVIVSAHPRRMVGSPSIADRLQHVLYGLVGFEGPVDYAGDTSWTVGCSLGALGLLTAVTTIYLAFRPEHPAARLTEDDEARLRALLERHGGRDSLGHFALRRDKAVVFSPSGKAAVCYRVVSGVMLASGDPIGDVEAWPGAIERFMDEARAHSWAPAVMGCGETGGEVWTRETGLTALELGDEAVVDVADFSLAGRAMRNVRQMVKRIERNGYETRVRRVADIGETELARIRRAAADWRGTDTERGFSMALGRIGDASDQDCFIATAHKADEHSADSPYGDLKAMLHFVPWGRDGMSLDLMRRDRSADPGMNELLIVASLQAAPRLGISRVSLNFAMFRSALARGEKLGAGPVLRVWRGLLIFLSRWFQIESLYKFNAKFRPRWEPRFVVYRTARDLPRISFAAMQAEGFVHLALPRPLRFAPRRPCTHARPQAGDQDARTA; this comes from the coding sequence ATGTCTGTCACGGTAGATGGGGATAAATCAGGATCGGTTCCGGTTCGCGCACGTGCGTTCGTGCGCGGCCCCCGGCCGGAGGCCGTGCCCGCGCTCGTCGGCACGGCATGCACCGCCGTCGGACTGATCGACGTCGCGGCCGGGGTCTTTCCGCGCTTCCGGCACAGCCGCATGCACAATCTGGCCGAGGTCCTTCCCGGGGCCCTCGGCCCGTTCGCGGCCGCGCTCTCGCTCAGCGCCGGGGTCCTGCTGCTGCTCCTGGCCCACGGCCTCAAGCGGCACAAGCGCCGGGCCTGGCGGGCCGCGGTCGTCCTGCTCCCGGCGGGCGCGCTGGCCCAGTTCAGCTATCGGCACTCGGTCCTGGGCGCCCTGGTCTCGCTGACGCTGTGTTACCTGCTGGTGCACCACCGGAGCGAGTTCGCCGCCCTGCCCGACCCGCGCAGCCGGTGGCGGGCCCTGGCCAACTTCGTCCTGCTCGGCGCCGGTTCGCTCGGCCTCGGCCTGGTCATCGTCAGCGCCCACCCCCGCCGCATGGTCGGCAGCCCCAGCATCGCCGACCGCCTCCAGCACGTGCTGTACGGCCTGGTCGGCTTCGAGGGGCCCGTCGACTACGCCGGGGACACCTCCTGGACCGTCGGCTGCTCACTCGGCGCCCTCGGCCTGCTGACCGCCGTCACCACCATCTACCTGGCCTTCCGCCCCGAACACCCGGCCGCCCGGCTCACCGAGGACGACGAGGCCCGGCTGCGCGCCCTGCTGGAACGGCACGGCGGACGCGACTCGCTCGGCCACTTCGCGCTCCGCCGCGACAAGGCCGTCGTCTTCTCGCCCAGCGGCAAGGCCGCCGTCTGCTACCGCGTGGTCTCCGGCGTGATGCTCGCCAGCGGCGACCCGATCGGCGACGTGGAGGCGTGGCCCGGCGCCATCGAACGCTTCATGGACGAGGCCCGGGCGCACTCCTGGGCCCCCGCCGTCATGGGATGCGGCGAGACCGGGGGCGAGGTCTGGACCCGCGAGACCGGACTCACCGCCCTGGAGCTGGGCGACGAGGCGGTGGTCGACGTCGCGGATTTCTCCCTCGCCGGGCGCGCGATGCGCAACGTACGCCAGATGGTGAAGCGCATTGAGCGCAACGGCTACGAGACCCGCGTCCGGCGCGTGGCCGACATCGGCGAGACCGAACTCGCCCGCATCCGCCGGGCCGCCGCCGACTGGCGCGGCACCGACACCGAACGCGGCTTCTCCATGGCCCTCGGCCGGATCGGCGACGCCTCCGACCAGGACTGCTTCATCGCCACCGCCCACAAGGCGGACGAGCACAGCGCCGACTCCCCGTACGGCGACCTGAAGGCCATGCTCCACTTCGTGCCCTGGGGCCGCGACGGCATGTCCCTCGACCTCATGCGCCGCGACCGCTCCGCCGACCCCGGCATGAACGAGCTGCTGATCGTCGCCTCCCTCCAGGCCGCGCCCCGGCTCGGCATCAGCCGCGTCTCGCTGAACTTCGCGATGTTCCGCTCCGCACTCGCCCGGGGCGAGAAGCTGGGCGCGGGGCCCGTGCTGCGGGTCTGGCGCGGGCTGCTGATCTTCCTCTCGCGCTGGTTCCAGATCGAGTCGCTGTACAAGTTCAACGCCAAGTTCCGGCCGCGCTGGGAGCCCCGCTTCGTGGTCTACCGCACCGCCCGCGACCTGCCCCGCATCTCCTTCGCCGCGATGCAGGCCGAGGGCTTCGTGCACCTGGCGCTCCCCCGCCCGCTCCGGTTCGCCCCGCGCCGCCCCTGCACCCACGCCCGGCCCCAGGCGGGTGACCAGGACGCCCGTACGGCGTAG
- the folP gene encoding dihydropteroate synthase, with protein MSTLRGTVQGLPEWDRCAVMGVVNVTPDSFSDGGRWFDTTKAVKHGLDLVAEGADLVDVGGESTRPGASRVDESEELRRVIPVVRGLVSEGVKVSVDTMRARVAEQAIAAGAVLVNDVSGGQADPDMVPVVAAAGAPFVVMHWRGFSESMNSRAVYGDVVGEVTDELRARMDAVVAGGIAPERLVIDPGLGFAKDAPHDLALLAGLDALHALGRPLLVAASRKRFLGHVLAREGAAPPPARERDAATAAVSALSARAGAWAVRVHEVRATADAVRVARAIEGAA; from the coding sequence ATGAGTACGTTGCGTGGAACGGTCCAGGGTCTGCCGGAGTGGGACCGCTGCGCGGTCATGGGCGTCGTCAACGTGACGCCCGACTCCTTCTCCGACGGGGGCCGCTGGTTCGACACCACGAAGGCCGTCAAGCACGGCCTCGACCTGGTCGCCGAGGGCGCCGACCTGGTGGACGTCGGCGGCGAGTCCACCCGCCCCGGCGCCAGCCGGGTGGACGAGTCCGAGGAGCTGCGCCGGGTGATCCCGGTCGTCCGGGGCCTGGTTTCGGAGGGCGTCAAGGTCTCCGTCGACACCATGCGCGCACGCGTCGCCGAGCAGGCGATCGCCGCCGGAGCGGTCCTCGTCAACGACGTCAGCGGCGGCCAGGCCGACCCGGACATGGTCCCCGTGGTCGCCGCCGCCGGCGCGCCGTTCGTCGTCATGCACTGGCGCGGCTTCAGCGAGTCGATGAACAGCCGGGCGGTGTACGGGGACGTGGTCGGCGAGGTCACCGACGAGCTGCGCGCCCGGATGGACGCGGTGGTGGCCGGCGGCATCGCCCCGGAACGCCTCGTCATCGACCCCGGACTCGGCTTCGCCAAGGACGCCCCGCACGACCTGGCGCTGCTGGCCGGGCTGGACGCGCTGCACGCCCTCGGCCGCCCCCTGCTGGTCGCCGCGTCCCGCAAGCGGTTCCTGGGCCACGTCCTGGCCCGCGAGGGCGCCGCACCGCCGCCCGCCCGCGAGCGCGACGCCGCCACCGCCGCCGTCTCCGCCCTCTCCGCCCGGGCCGGCGCCTGGGCGGTCCGCGTCCACGAGGTCCGGGCCACCGCCGACGCCGTCCGGGTCGCCCGCGCCATCGAGGGAGCCGCGTGA